One Halarcobacter ebronensis genomic window carries:
- a CDS encoding heavy-metal-associated domain-containing protein, whose product MKNLFFISIIASALFGSNISVFKVEGMHCPLCTMAVKKAVKNLDGIEKVSAKLNTKEVTVIYDDSVKIENILEAIKTTSYEGVELSTKKYEK is encoded by the coding sequence ATGAAAAATTTATTTTTTATTTCAATTATAGCAAGTGCTCTTTTTGGCTCAAATATATCAGTTTTTAAAGTTGAAGGAATGCATTGTCCTTTATGTACAATGGCTGTAAAAAAAGCAGTAAAAAATCTTGATGGTATTGAAAAAGTTAGTGCTAAACTCAATACAAAAGAGGTAACTGTTATATATGATGATAGCGTTAAAATTGAAAATATTTTAGAAGCTATAAAAACAACATCATATGAAGGTGTTGAACTTTCCACTAAAAAATATGAAAAGTAA
- a CDS encoding transglutaminase-like domain-containing protein gives MKRRTFLKSSALLSTTAMVSPSFVFAQTQTNPFGIKDGFRKFTITNTYKIEPSKEKTQLWIPVPLTSNYQELVDIKYDGNYEKAELVNNSYDSKVLYVLWSDGNKQKELTVTFEVITNQKTVDLSKAKSDQNYTAEVKTYLEPTAHIPVNDKIKTLANSITKNAKTPLDKAQAIYDWTVTTMYRDNSVVGCGLGDAGKALEEKLFGGKCTDISSVFVCLLRNSNIPAREVFGIRAGKSKISGACGKADEKGFANITGGQHCRAEFYISGLGWVKADPADVTKVRLAENLKNEDKKIQDTKKYMFGSWEMNWVAFNHARDFVLNPKPEQYPLNMLGYPYAEEGEDALNYYDPKSFSYSYTSQERV, from the coding sequence ATGAAAAGAAGAACATTTCTAAAGAGTTCAGCTCTACTATCAACAACAGCAATGGTTAGTCCAAGTTTTGTTTTTGCCCAAACCCAAACAAATCCTTTTGGAATAAAAGATGGTTTTAGAAAATTCACTATTACTAATACCTATAAAATTGAACCTAGTAAAGAGAAAACTCAACTATGGATCCCTGTTCCTTTAACTTCTAACTATCAAGAGTTAGTAGATATAAAATATGATGGAAATTATGAAAAAGCTGAGCTTGTTAATAATTCATATGACTCAAAAGTTTTATATGTTTTATGGTCAGATGGAAACAAACAGAAAGAGTTAACTGTTACTTTTGAAGTAATTACAAATCAAAAAACAGTTGACTTATCAAAAGCAAAAAGTGATCAAAACTACACAGCAGAGGTTAAAACTTATTTAGAGCCTACAGCACATATTCCTGTAAATGATAAAATAAAAACTTTGGCAAATAGCATTACAAAAAATGCTAAAACTCCCCTTGATAAAGCACAAGCTATTTATGATTGGACAGTTACAACTATGTATAGAGATAATAGTGTAGTTGGATGTGGACTTGGAGATGCTGGAAAAGCACTTGAAGAGAAACTGTTTGGTGGAAAATGTACAGATATAAGTTCTGTATTTGTTTGTCTACTTAGAAACTCAAATATTCCTGCAAGGGAAGTTTTTGGTATTAGAGCTGGAAAATCAAAAATTTCTGGTGCTTGTGGAAAAGCAGACGAAAAAGGATTTGCTAATATTACAGGTGGACAACACTGTAGAGCAGAGTTTTATATAAGTGGTTTAGGTTGGGTTAAAGCAGATCCAGCTGATGTAACAAAAGTAAGACTTGCAGAAAATCTAAAAAATGAAGATAAAAAAATCCAAGATACAAAAAAATATATGTTTGGTTCTTGGGAGATGAACTGGGTGGCATTTAACCATGCAAGAGATTTTGTATTAAATCCAAAACCAGAACAATATCCACTTAATATGTTAGGATATCCATATGCTGAAGAGGGAGAAGATGCATTAAATTATTATGATCCAAAATCTTTTTCATATAGTTATACCTCTCAAGAGAGAGTATGA
- a CDS encoding 4Fe-4S binding protein, with the protein MSEYIYYSKERVEFPLSESITVTNKLVGNSEIRYIVSNSEAINSEVVAKEIDFYIKNTKDSISSKIKNIEKLYEINAIKFDYAQDIAYTQIVGNKVLLICSETQKNDFINRVVNNEFDLYHVSSEKIKNIAGHIGNLEVTIEEEEKEYTLNIHQIVWFDKGKLAKKFSGCFDPLKSSIDDVIGNLRLNITNYEYKKTTTYDSSFCQYKGRREEICTKCVDVCTTDSIVKNSQKKELEFSYINCANCGSCVSVCPSGAIDYAPLGEKSISSLAKLYNNHIPLIIPKKVDIENLNIELKESVLPLIIEAKNFFSEATLLTLLQESGSQLILYSKSFTKPAQDSIDLINEIYQRKYKKDAILTPSSKEDLELAIKNAQFIENSKYILNSLESNKKESFAIRLSHLVGEENFGEIKLDETASYGIVNIDENKCTLCASCVGACKMNALTANTKDNTLRFNPSLCTACGYCEVSCSEKDCLSLQRGVIKLEPMWFKENILAKDELFACVECGKEFATKKAIEKIASIMLNFFDNPTKQRTLYCCEECKPKVMFKDEVTRRQLV; encoded by the coding sequence GTGAGCGAATATATATATTATAGTAAAGAGAGAGTAGAATTCCCACTTTCTGAGTCAATTACAGTAACTAACAAATTAGTTGGAAATAGTGAAATTAGATATATTGTTTCAAATAGTGAAGCAATAAACTCTGAAGTAGTAGCAAAAGAGATTGATTTTTATATCAAAAACACAAAAGACTCAATATCATCAAAAATTAAAAATATTGAAAAATTGTATGAGATAAATGCAATAAAATTTGATTATGCACAAGATATTGCTTATACACAAATTGTAGGCAATAAAGTCTTACTTATTTGTAGTGAGACTCAAAAAAATGATTTTATAAATAGAGTTGTTAATAATGAGTTTGATTTATATCATGTAAGTTCTGAAAAAATAAAAAATATTGCAGGTCATATTGGAAATTTAGAGGTAACAATAGAAGAAGAGGAAAAGGAATATACTCTTAATATTCATCAAATTGTTTGGTTTGACAAAGGAAAACTTGCAAAAAAATTTAGTGGTTGTTTTGATCCTTTAAAAAGTTCAATTGATGATGTTATTGGAAATCTCAGATTAAATATAACAAATTATGAGTATAAAAAAACTACAACTTATGATAGTTCTTTTTGTCAATACAAAGGAAGAAGAGAAGAGATTTGTACCAAATGTGTTGATGTTTGTACAACTGACTCAATTGTAAAAAATAGTCAAAAAAAAGAGCTAGAGTTCTCATATATAAATTGTGCTAATTGTGGATCTTGTGTTAGTGTTTGTCCTTCAGGAGCTATAGATTATGCACCTTTGGGAGAAAAATCAATTTCAAGTTTAGCAAAACTTTATAATAATCATATCCCTTTGATTATCCCTAAAAAAGTAGATATTGAAAATTTAAATATTGAATTAAAAGAGTCTGTTTTACCTCTTATTATAGAAGCAAAAAATTTTTTTAGTGAAGCAACTTTATTAACACTTTTACAAGAGTCTGGTTCTCAACTTATATTATATTCAAAATCTTTTACTAAACCAGCACAAGACTCAATTGATTTAATAAATGAGATTTATCAAAGAAAATATAAAAAAGATGCAATTTTAACACCTTCATCTAAAGAGGATTTAGAACTAGCTATAAAAAATGCTCAATTTATTGAAAATTCTAAATATATTTTGAATAGTTTGGAATCAAATAAAAAAGAGTCATTTGCTATTAGATTATCTCATTTAGTGGGTGAAGAGAATTTTGGAGAGATAAAGTTAGATGAAACTGCATCTTATGGTATTGTAAATATTGATGAAAACAAATGTACTTTGTGTGCCTCTTGCGTTGGTGCATGTAAAATGAATGCCTTAACTGCTAATACAAAAGATAATACTTTAAGATTTAATCCCTCTTTATGTACAGCTTGTGGTTATTGTGAAGTTTCATGTTCTGAAAAAGATTGTTTAAGTTTACAAAGAGGTGTTATAAAACTTGAACCTATGTGGTTCAAAGAGAATATTTTGGCAAAAGATGAACTTTTTGCCTGTGTTGAATGTGGTAAAGAGTTTGCTACAAAAAAGGCAATTGAAAAAATTGCTTCAATTATGTTGAACTTCTTTGATAATCCAACCAAACAAAGAACCCTTTACTGTTGTGAAGAGTGTAAACCAAAAGTTATGTTCAAAGATGAAGTTACAAGGAGACAATTAGTATGA
- the fdh3B gene encoding formate dehydrogenase FDH3 subunit beta: MARMKFYCDEDRCIECFACSVGCAEAHELPTGIARRKVITIDEGKEGLEYSLSIACMHCTDAPCEKVCPVDCFYIREDGIVLHDKEKCIGCAYCLYACPFGAPQFPRDGAFGTKGVMDKCTMCAGGPLETNSHEERELYGQNRIAEGKVPLCASVCATNALLVGDSEKVSEIFRTRVLSRGHDHNSRTMKM, encoded by the coding sequence ATGGCAAGAATGAAATTTTATTGTGATGAAGATAGATGTATTGAGTGTTTTGCTTGTAGTGTTGGTTGTGCTGAAGCTCATGAATTACCAACAGGAATTGCAAGAAGAAAAGTAATAACAATTGATGAAGGTAAAGAGGGATTAGAGTACTCTTTATCTATTGCTTGTATGCATTGTACTGACGCACCTTGTGAAAAAGTTTGTCCAGTAGATTGTTTTTATATAAGAGAAGATGGAATTGTTCTTCATGACAAAGAGAAGTGTATTGGTTGTGCGTATTGTCTTTATGCTTGTCCTTTTGGCGCTCCACAGTTCCCAAGAGATGGGGCTTTTGGAACAAAAGGTGTAATGGATAAATGTACAATGTGTGCTGGTGGTCCACTTGAGACTAACTCACATGAGGAGAGAGAACTGTATGGACAAAATAGAATTGCTGAAGGAAAAGTTCCTTTATGTGCTTCTGTTTGTGCAACAAATGCTCTTTTAGTGGGTGATTCTGAAAAAGTATCAGAGATATTTAGAACTAGAGTTTTATCAAGAGGTCATGACCATAATTCTAGAACTATGAAAATGTAA
- a CDS encoding methyl-accepting chemotaxis protein: MYEIWRKFFGHLKVFKKMLIIAIVTLISMILLSSILILEQKKELLKDKKDKLVSIIELSYSIVENEYNNFKNGLIDEEEAKNRAKNAIGVLRYNGDNYVWINNTELPYPKMVMHPMDSSKNGQVMDSSSNNNAISEQYNDGRVISVDHKNMFQSFVALAQDGGSGFVVYLRGKLIDGQNTEEKFEKLSYVKKFEPWNWVLGSGIFIDDIQTQFMNSLIKAVAIIASILIVLSFIFFMITKEIVTKVNFINDGLENFFAYLNRESTDVEIKQISCRDEFGHMSDLINTNILKAQKGIKEDRALIDETINVLGEFEQGDLCQRLHLNVSNPAMMQLKSVLNKMAENLENNIDSILEILEKYSRFNYLDRVNTDGVKKDLLKLANGVNGLGESITSMLIEGKTNGITLHNASSTLLQNVRILNESASEAASSLEETAAALEQMTGNIRNNTGNIAKMAELSNNVTTSSKQGQMLATNTVKSMEDIDSQVSAINEAISVIDQIAFQTNILSLNAAVEAATAGEAGKGFAVVAQEVRNLATRSAEAAKEIKGMVESATKKADEGKEIATDMINGYQVLNDNIEKTIALISDVDMSSKEQLLGIEQINDAIAELDQQTQKNAEVAMHTNDIALQTDSIAKLIVKNADEKEFRGKNDIKEKGEQKSLKKGESKVANNKKDNRVIKAEDKDTEEWESF; the protein is encoded by the coding sequence GTGTATGAAATTTGGAGAAAATTTTTTGGACATTTAAAAGTGTTTAAAAAAATGTTAATTATTGCTATTGTCACGTTAATATCAATGATATTATTAAGTTCAATATTAATTCTTGAACAAAAAAAAGAGTTATTAAAAGACAAGAAAGATAAACTTGTAAGTATTATAGAGTTATCCTATAGTATTGTTGAAAATGAATATAATAATTTTAAAAACGGTTTGATAGATGAAGAGGAGGCTAAAAATAGAGCAAAAAATGCAATAGGAGTTTTGCGATATAATGGAGACAATTACGTTTGGATAAATAATACTGAGTTACCATATCCTAAAATGGTAATGCATCCAATGGATTCATCAAAGAATGGTCAAGTTATGGATTCTTCAAGTAATAATAATGCAATTAGTGAACAATATAATGATGGTAGAGTAATTAGCGTTGACCACAAAAATATGTTTCAATCTTTTGTTGCTTTGGCACAAGATGGTGGTTCAGGATTTGTTGTTTATTTAAGAGGGAAGTTGATAGATGGACAAAATACAGAAGAAAAATTTGAAAAATTATCATATGTAAAAAAATTTGAACCTTGGAACTGGGTTTTAGGAAGTGGAATTTTTATTGATGATATTCAAACTCAATTTATGAACTCTTTAATAAAAGCAGTTGCAATAATTGCTTCAATTTTAATTGTTCTCTCTTTTATCTTTTTTATGATTACAAAAGAGATTGTTACAAAAGTAAATTTTATAAATGATGGATTAGAAAACTTTTTTGCTTATTTAAATAGAGAGAGTACTGATGTTGAAATTAAACAAATCAGTTGCAGAGATGAGTTTGGTCATATGTCTGATTTAATCAATACAAATATTTTAAAAGCTCAAAAAGGTATTAAAGAGGATAGGGCTTTAATTGATGAAACAATCAATGTTTTAGGTGAATTTGAGCAAGGTGATTTGTGCCAAAGATTACATTTAAATGTCTCTAATCCTGCAATGATGCAATTAAAATCAGTTTTAAATAAAATGGCAGAAAACTTAGAAAACAATATTGACTCAATTTTAGAGATATTGGAAAAATATTCAAGATTTAACTATTTGGATAGAGTAAATACCGATGGAGTAAAAAAAGATCTATTAAAACTTGCAAATGGAGTTAATGGATTGGGAGAATCAATTACATCAATGCTAATTGAAGGAAAAACAAACGGTATTACATTACATAATGCCTCAAGTACACTATTACAAAATGTTAGAATTTTGAATGAGAGTGCTTCTGAAGCAGCTTCATCTTTAGAAGAAACTGCAGCAGCTCTAGAACAAATGACAGGAAATATAAGAAACAATACTGGAAATATTGCAAAAATGGCGGAACTTTCTAACAATGTTACAACTTCATCAAAACAAGGACAAATGTTAGCAACAAATACAGTTAAATCTATGGAAGATATAGATTCACAAGTTTCAGCTATTAATGAAGCAATTAGTGTAATTGATCAAATTGCATTCCAAACAAATATTTTATCTTTAAATGCAGCGGTAGAAGCTGCAACAGCAGGTGAAGCAGGAAAAGGGTTTGCTGTTGTTGCTCAAGAGGTTAGAAATCTTGCTACAAGAAGTGCTGAAGCAGCAAAAGAGATAAAAGGAATGGTTGAGTCTGCTACAAAAAAAGCAGATGAAGGGAAAGAGATAGCAACTGATATGATAAACGGATATCAAGTTCTAAATGATAATATTGAAAAAACTATTGCACTTATTTCTGATGTTGATATGTCAAGTAAAGAACAACTTTTGGGAATTGAACAGATAAATGATGCTATTGCAGAACTTGATCAACAAACACAAAAAAATGCAGAAGTTGCAATGCATACAAATGATATTGCATTACAAACAGATTCAATTGCTAAACTTATTGTAAAAAATGCAGATGAAAAAGAGTTTAGAGGGAAAAATGATATTAAAGAAAAAGGGGAACAAAAATCTTTAAAAAAAGGCGAGAGTAAAGTAGCTAATAATAAAAAAGATAATAGAGTTATAAAAGCAGAAGATAAAGATACAGAAGAGTGGGAGAGTTTTTAA
- a CDS encoding twin-arginine translocation signal domain-containing protein encodes MKNQRRSFIKALGTSAAVAAVGVTASLASNENKTKSTNGVVVGKSPKKEILYKETAQWDAFYKASY; translated from the coding sequence ATGAAAAATCAAAGAAGGAGCTTTATTAAAGCTCTAGGAACAAGCGCTGCAGTTGCAGCAGTTGGTGTTACAGCTTCATTGGCAAGTAACGAAAACAAAACTAAGTCTACTAATGGTGTTGTTGTAGGAAAATCTCCTAAAAAAGAGATTTTATACAAAGAAACAGCCCAATGGGATGCTTTTTACAAAGCTAGTTATTAA
- a CDS encoding transporter, whose amino-acid sequence MKKINLPIIGAVITALLSTLCCLPAFLFIFFGISSGLLSYFTTFTYARIPLAILTIILFIYGIKKYMRNNSCECTKKEKIKKSFFISFLLLFFLFVLLYPELIPLFME is encoded by the coding sequence ATGAAAAAAATAAATTTACCGATAATTGGTGCAGTAATAACTGCACTTTTATCTACACTTTGCTGTTTACCAGCATTTTTATTTATTTTTTTTGGAATATCAAGTGGATTATTAAGTTATTTCACAACTTTTACTTATGCAAGAATTCCCCTTGCAATTTTAACTATAATTCTTTTTATTTATGGGATAAAAAAATATATGAGAAATAACTCTTGTGAGTGTACTAAAAAAGAAAAAATAAAAAAATCTTTTTTTATATCTTTTTTATTACTCTTTTTTCTTTTTGTTCTTTTGTATCCAGAGTTAATCCCCCTATTCATGGAGTAG
- a CDS encoding type II toxin-antitoxin system antitoxin SocA domain-containing protein — MKIDITKIANVILYMLDESIKHLNDKKLSILLFLIDFEHFKEFGQKIFNEEYIKDKRNPEPVILGEIFEIIANGEDLDEDDERLYMIEELLEYLDIEILTKEKFIELKFLKMEEEFDETLFTKEELKTIKEIVKKYKEDSVRNVANSTFQIEEVRRAPLGEIIF; from the coding sequence TTGAAAATAGATATAACTAAAATTGCTAATGTAATACTTTATATGCTAGATGAGAGTATAAAACATCTAAATGACAAAAAGTTGTCAATTTTACTCTTTTTAATAGATTTTGAACATTTTAAAGAATTCGGACAAAAAATATTCAATGAAGAGTATATAAAAGATAAAAGGAACCCAGAACCAGTTATATTAGGTGAAATTTTTGAGATTATTGCAAATGGTGAAGATCTTGATGAAGATGATGAAAGACTTTATATGATTGAAGAGTTATTGGAATATCTTGATATTGAAATATTAACAAAAGAAAAATTTATTGAACTAAAGTTTCTAAAAATGGAAGAGGAGTTTGATGAGACTCTTTTCACAAAAGAGGAACTTAAAACAATTAAAGAGATTGTTAAAAAATATAAAGAGGATAGTGTAAGAAATGTTGCTAATTCAACTTTTCAAATTGAAGAGGTGAGAAGAGCACCTCTTGGAGAGATTATTTTTTAA
- a CDS encoding formate dehydrogenase subunit alpha, which produces MGKNLLNDLSLKMGRRNFLKLASIGAGVGATSLFASNDSVREATDEEVKNPFPGSKRVKTICSICSAGCGIIAEVQNGVWIRQDVAQDHPISEGSHCCKGIDQIDLVKSKQRVKHPLKKVNGKWQRISWETAISEISEKMLKLREENGPDSAMFLGSAKFNLQQAFYFRKFAALWGTNNIDHVARIUHSATVAGVANTWGYGAMTNHFGDVVGHSKAIFMIGANSAVANPIGFKHFLQAKDRNGAKLIVVDPVYTKSAAKADHYLRIRTGTDVAFIYGLLHVIFKNGWEDKEFIDSRVYGMDEVREEAKKWTPEETSDVTGIPASQIVQIATLLAKTKPATVVWALGITQHSTGTSNTRILPILQLVLGNMGKKGGGCNIIRGHDNVQGSTDMCCLADSLSGYYGLGDASWKYYAKAWGIDYEWLKGRFAAPKWMNEKGFSLAKWWQGVLQEEKTYSSSPIRALWVQGTGITSMAQTAKVKEALDKLDLLVVAEPFVNEAAVVTEKTDNIYILPVCTQFETEGSVTATNRTSQWRSKVVDPLYESKTDHDLMFEFAKKFGFYDEYTKAMKMDVVDGEYKVVKDNFVWPDDAANEVARTVKTIGLGGWTAQRLREHQENWHLFDPISLEGRGKMKGQYYGLPWPCWDTKHPGSPILYDVETPMSKGGMGFRNRFGLEHDGVSQLPDERVSVKGSKVKGGYPEITKENIEKVLGIKLTDEERNKMGANWKVDLSGIIQEKCNEAEVCVYGNAKARAKVWIFPDPIPLHREPIHSPRNDLVNKYPTYNDQTNNFRVDVRFKSEQTAQDWSKDFPTMLVTMRLVNLSGAGMLERTSKYLSHITPEMFANINPELASDYGLRDGDMMWLHSPQGTKIKVKARYSNRVTPDRIALPYNFAGIMQGVDMSANYPEGTKPYAIGESSNTITNYGFDIITQIPEFNAGLCKIEKA; this is translated from the coding sequence ATGGGTAAAAATTTACTCAATGACTTATCTTTGAAAATGGGTAGAAGAAATTTCTTAAAACTTGCATCAATTGGTGCAGGAGTTGGGGCTACTTCGCTATTTGCTTCGAATGACAGTGTAAGAGAAGCTACTGATGAAGAGGTTAAAAATCCTTTTCCTGGTTCAAAGAGAGTTAAAACAATATGTAGTATTTGTTCTGCTGGTTGTGGAATTATTGCAGAAGTACAAAATGGTGTTTGGATTAGACAAGACGTTGCACAAGACCACCCTATTAGTGAGGGTAGTCACTGTTGTAAAGGTATTGATCAAATCGATTTAGTTAAAAGTAAACAAAGGGTAAAACATCCACTTAAAAAAGTAAATGGTAAGTGGCAAAGAATCTCTTGGGAAACAGCAATTAGCGAAATATCTGAAAAGATGTTAAAACTAAGAGAAGAGAATGGTCCTGATTCAGCAATGTTTCTTGGATCTGCAAAATTTAACTTACAACAGGCTTTTTATTTTAGAAAGTTTGCTGCTTTATGGGGTACTAATAATATAGACCACGTAGCTAGAATCTGACATAGTGCAACAGTTGCCGGTGTGGCAAATACATGGGGTTATGGCGCTATGACAAATCACTTTGGTGATGTTGTTGGACACTCAAAAGCTATATTTATGATTGGTGCAAACTCAGCAGTTGCAAATCCAATTGGATTTAAACATTTCTTACAAGCAAAAGATAGAAATGGAGCAAAACTGATTGTTGTTGATCCAGTTTATACAAAATCAGCAGCTAAAGCTGACCACTACTTAAGAATTAGAACAGGTACAGACGTAGCATTTATTTATGGACTATTGCATGTTATCTTTAAAAATGGCTGGGAAGATAAAGAGTTTATAGATAGTAGAGTATATGGGATGGATGAAGTAAGAGAAGAAGCTAAAAAATGGACTCCTGAAGAGACTTCTGATGTAACAGGTATTCCTGCTTCACAAATTGTACAAATTGCAACACTGTTAGCAAAAACAAAACCTGCAACAGTAGTTTGGGCACTTGGTATTACTCAACACAGTACTGGTACATCAAATACAAGAATTCTTCCAATATTACAATTAGTATTAGGAAATATGGGTAAAAAAGGTGGAGGATGTAATATCATTAGAGGACATGATAATGTTCAAGGTTCTACTGATATGTGTTGTCTTGCCGATAGTTTATCTGGATATTATGGATTAGGTGATGCATCATGGAAATACTATGCAAAAGCATGGGGAATTGACTATGAATGGCTTAAAGGTAGATTTGCAGCACCAAAATGGATGAATGAAAAAGGTTTCTCACTTGCTAAATGGTGGCAAGGTGTATTACAAGAAGAGAAAACATACTCTTCAAGTCCAATTAGAGCTTTATGGGTTCAAGGTACAGGTATTACATCAATGGCACAAACTGCAAAAGTTAAAGAAGCCCTTGATAAATTGGATCTATTAGTTGTTGCTGAACCATTTGTAAATGAAGCAGCAGTAGTTACTGAAAAAACAGATAATATCTATATTCTACCTGTGTGTACACAGTTTGAAACAGAAGGTAGTGTAACTGCAACAAATAGAACATCTCAATGGAGAAGTAAAGTTGTTGATCCACTTTACGAATCAAAAACTGACCACGATTTAATGTTTGAATTTGCTAAAAAATTTGGTTTTTATGATGAATATACAAAAGCTATGAAAATGGATGTTGTAGATGGTGAGTATAAAGTTGTAAAAGATAATTTTGTTTGGCCAGATGATGCAGCAAATGAAGTTGCAAGAACAGTTAAAACAATTGGTCTTGGTGGATGGACTGCACAAAGATTAAGAGAACATCAAGAAAATTGGCACCTATTTGATCCTATATCATTAGAGGGTAGAGGAAAAATGAAAGGTCAATATTATGGTTTACCTTGGCCTTGTTGGGATACAAAACACCCTGGAAGTCCAATTTTATATGATGTTGAAACACCTATGAGTAAAGGTGGTATGGGATTTAGAAATAGATTTGGTCTTGAACATGATGGAGTTTCTCAATTACCAGATGAAAGAGTTAGTGTAAAAGGTTCAAAAGTAAAAGGTGGATATCCAGAGATTACTAAAGAGAATATTGAAAAAGTTCTTGGAATCAAACTAACTGATGAAGAGAGAAACAAAATGGGTGCAAACTGGAAAGTTGACCTTAGTGGAATTATTCAAGAAAAATGTAATGAAGCAGAAGTATGTGTATATGGAAATGCAAAAGCTAGAGCTAAAGTGTGGATTTTCCCTGATCCTATTCCATTACATAGAGAACCAATTCACTCGCCAAGAAATGATTTAGTTAATAAATATCCAACCTATAATGACCAAACAAATAATTTTAGGGTTGATGTTAGATTTAAATCAGAGCAAACAGCACAAGATTGGTCAAAAGATTTCCCAACAATGCTGGTTACAATGAGACTTGTAAACTTAAGTGGTGCTGGTATGTTAGAGAGAACAAGTAAATATCTTTCTCATATTACACCAGAGATGTTTGCAAACATAAATCCTGAGCTAGCTTCAGATTATGGATTAAGAGATGGGGATATGATGTGGTTACACTCTCCTCAAGGGACAAAAATTAAAGTAAAAGCAAGATACAGTAATAGAGTTACTCCTGATAGAATTGCCTTACCATACAACTTTGCAGGAATTATGCAAGGGGTTGATATGAGTGCAAATTATCCAGAAGGAACAAAACCATATGCTATTGGTGAGAGCTCAAATACAATTACAAACTATGGATTTGACATTATCACTCAAATACCTGAGTTTAATGCTGGTTTATGCAAAATAGAAAAAGCGTAA
- a CDS encoding TorD/DmsD family molecular chaperone, whose amino-acid sequence MKNRELDSARALYYGFFSLAFSFIENRENFQKLVEMITYLSKSPIEENSKSAFENIENFLKKENAQELLLDENNNIFFSPSTTFIPMTASFYIEDRDDGKKRVEMTNIVLKSKFRRDSQNFKEAEDHICFIFSFLQKLLNDENEDEIILEVFSNILNGMIDEFIESLHSHECSEFYKDIAVLLKVFIELERALLNVKSVEKKEKRVQQNIFQREKKEFKKRAKRDFEEV is encoded by the coding sequence ATGAAAAATAGAGAGTTAGATAGTGCAAGAGCGCTTTATTATGGTTTTTTCTCTTTGGCTTTTTCATTTATTGAGAATAGAGAAAATTTTCAAAAACTTGTAGAGATGATAACATATTTAAGTAAGTCTCCAATTGAAGAGAATAGTAAAAGTGCATTTGAAAACATTGAAAATTTTTTAAAAAAAGAGAATGCACAAGAACTACTTCTTGATGAGAATAACAATATTTTCTTTAGTCCTAGTACTACTTTTATTCCAATGACTGCCTCGTTTTATATAGAAGATAGAGATGATGGAAAAAAAAGAGTAGAGATGACAAATATAGTTTTGAAATCAAAATTTAGAAGAGATTCTCAAAATTTCAAAGAAGCAGAAGATCATATCTGTTTTATTTTTTCATTTTTACAAAAGTTATTAAATGATGAAAATGAAGATGAGATTATCTTAGAGGTATTCTCAAATATCTTAAATGGGATGATTGATGAGTTTATTGAAAGTTTACATTCCCATGAATGTAGTGAATTTTATAAAGATATTGCAGTTTTATTAAAAGTTTTTATTGAGCTAGAAAGAGCTTTATTAAATGTAAAAAGTGTTGAAAAAAAAGAGAAAAGAGTTCAACAAAATATATTTCAAAGAGAAAAAAAAGAGTTTAAAAAAAGAGCTAAAAGGGATTTTGAAGAAGTTTGA